DNA sequence from the Chitinivorax sp. PXF-14 genome:
ACCTTGGCCGACTTGGCCTTGGAGTAGAGGCCGGACTGGTTCTGGCGCATCAGCTCGTCGGTCTGCGCATCCATCGTGCTGTTGTCGGTGGCAAAGCGGGCGCCGCCCTTCATCAGCTGGGTCTTGATCGAGTTGGTGATGTTGCGCGTGTCGATGTATTCGCTGGTCTTGTTCTTGACCTCGGCCACGGTGATCAGCGGACGGTCGCGCATGGCCGGGTGCTGCATCAGCGAGCGTGCCATCGATTCGGCGATCATCTGCAGGTCGGTCGAGCCGAATTCGTTGCTGACGGTTTCGACAGCCTTGGCATCGCCGTAGGAGACATTGCCGGAGCCCAGCGTCGGGGACTGCGTGGCACAACCGGTGGTAACCGCGATCAGGGCGGCGGCAAGCGTGAGTTTGGCGTAGTTCATGTTTTTCCTTTCTGTGCGGGCGCGGCGGTTA
Encoded proteins:
- the lpoB gene encoding penicillin-binding protein activator LpoB, with protein sequence MNYAKLTLAAALIAVTTGCATQSPTLGSGNVSYGDAKAVETVSNEFGSTDLQMIAESMARSLMQHPAMRDRPLITVAEVKNKTSEYIDTRNITNSIKTQLMKGGARFATDNSTMDAQTDELMRQNQSGLYSKAKSAKVGKMQGAKYLLTGEITSIVKKNSDTKDVFYKFTLMLKNVEEGIDEWQDEKEIRKTTRR